In the genome of Kitasatospora cathayae, one region contains:
- a CDS encoding alpha/beta hydrolase, protein MEFREDILGAPYEAAELELRPDGEGAVCATLVRRLVPGAERAVLYIHGYNDYFFQTNLADHYAALGFSFYALDLRKYGRSLRSHQSPNFVRDLAEYDEEIDEAVRIIREVDGHRQLLLNGHSTGGLVGALWAGRRAGRGVVDGLFLNSPFLSMPAGAAVRTAGGPVVTALGRLKPTRILPSSLNPHYTHSLHRDHKGEWDFDLRLKPAEGFPLYAGWLAAIHQGHRRLRYGLGIDVPVLLMASTRSISTTKWHNALHHADAVLRADDIAAQGPRLGRHVTIVRIEGGMHDLVLSGEAARTEVFAELDHWLAAHLDVRPVGENA, encoded by the coding sequence ATGGAGTTTCGGGAAGACATCCTGGGTGCCCCCTACGAGGCGGCGGAGCTGGAGCTGCGGCCGGACGGCGAGGGGGCGGTGTGCGCGACCCTGGTGCGGCGGCTGGTGCCGGGGGCCGAGCGGGCCGTGCTGTACATCCACGGCTACAACGACTACTTCTTCCAGACCAACCTGGCCGATCACTACGCCGCGCTCGGGTTCTCGTTCTACGCCCTGGACCTGCGCAAGTACGGGCGCTCGCTGCGATCGCACCAGTCGCCGAACTTCGTCCGGGACCTCGCCGAGTACGACGAGGAGATCGACGAGGCGGTCCGGATCATCCGGGAGGTCGACGGCCACCGGCAGCTGCTGCTGAACGGGCACTCCACCGGTGGTCTGGTCGGCGCCCTGTGGGCGGGCCGCCGGGCCGGGCGCGGGGTGGTGGACGGGCTGTTCCTGAACAGTCCGTTCCTGTCGATGCCCGCCGGGGCGGCCGTGCGCACCGCCGGCGGGCCGGTGGTGACGGCGCTCGGGCGGCTGAAGCCGACCCGGATCCTGCCCTCCTCGCTCAACCCCCACTACACCCACAGCCTGCACCGGGACCACAAGGGCGAGTGGGACTTCGACCTCAGGCTCAAGCCCGCCGAGGGCTTCCCGCTGTACGCGGGCTGGCTGGCCGCGATCCACCAGGGGCACCGCCGGCTGCGCTACGGGCTGGGCATCGACGTACCGGTGCTGCTGATGGCCTCGACGAGGTCCATCTCCACCACCAAGTGGCACAACGCCCTGCACCACGCCGACGCCGTGCTGCGGGCCGACGACATCGCCGCACAGGGGCCGAGGCTGGGCCGGCACGTCACGATCGTGCGGATCGAGGGTGGCATGCACGACCTGGTGCTCTCCGGCGAGGCGGCCCGCACCGAGGTGTTCGCCGAGCTGGACCACTGGCTCGCCGCACACCTGGACGTGCGGCCGGTGGGAGAGAACGCGTGA
- a CDS encoding spermidine synthase, producing the protein MPDIDRDGCWLLTLDGTPQSYVDLADPTHLEFEYTRRLGHLADALAPAGRPLDVLHLGGGALTMPRYLAATRPGSRQRVVDVDGPLLDLVAEHLPWQGPGADITATVGDARAALAATPAGSQDLVIADVFHGSRTPAHLTSVEFLRLAATALRPGGCYAANLADGPPLAFARAQAATVRAVFPYVCLVAEAPVLRGRRYGNILLAGSTVPLPTAELTRVLAGDIFPARLTEGEELAALVGRTAPVTDADATDSPPPPDGAFSIG; encoded by the coding sequence ATGCCGGACATCGACCGCGACGGCTGCTGGCTGCTCACCCTGGACGGCACCCCGCAGTCGTACGTCGACCTCGCCGACCCGACCCACCTGGAGTTCGAGTACACCCGCAGGCTCGGCCACCTCGCCGACGCCCTCGCCCCCGCCGGCCGTCCGCTGGACGTGCTGCACCTGGGCGGCGGCGCGCTCACCATGCCGCGCTACCTGGCCGCCACCCGGCCGGGCTCGCGGCAGCGGGTGGTGGACGTGGACGGGCCGCTGCTCGACCTGGTCGCCGAGCACCTGCCCTGGCAGGGCCCCGGCGCGGACATCACCGCGACGGTCGGCGACGCCCGGGCGGCGCTGGCCGCGACCCCGGCCGGCTCGCAGGACCTGGTGATCGCGGACGTCTTCCACGGCTCCCGCACCCCGGCCCACCTCACCTCGGTGGAGTTCCTGCGGCTGGCCGCGACCGCGCTGCGCCCCGGCGGCTGCTACGCCGCCAACCTGGCGGACGGCCCGCCGCTGGCCTTCGCCAGGGCCCAGGCGGCGACGGTGCGGGCGGTGTTCCCGTACGTCTGCCTGGTCGCGGAGGCCCCGGTGCTGCGGGGCCGGCGGTACGGCAACATCCTGCTGGCCGGCTCGACGGTGCCGCTGCCGACGGCGGAACTGACCAGGGTGCTGGCGGGCGACATCTTCCCGGCCCGGCTCACCGAGGGCGAGGAACTGGCCGCCCTGGTCGGCCGGACCGCCCCGGTCACGGACGCGGACGCCACCGACTCCCCGCCCCCGCCGGACGGCGCCTTCAGCATCGGCTGA
- a CDS encoding class I SAM-dependent methyltransferase, producing the protein MSGGGERPELERVPETALWTLWHRAVEARRPDAVLHDPVAVELVERIDYPFAERFGEVALVSQLQALRAACFDREVADFLGRHPRGTVVGLGDGLETQSWRVDNGRASWLSVDLPETARLRERLLPPDGRRRILACSATDHRWMDEVDPDPERGVLISTEGLLMYLRPTEVRELIAACAERFPGGALVLDAVPRWFSRRAVAGKLRDRHYTAPPMPFGMDADELGKLAGAHPAVTGVREVYPEGGRGLVRVVLPLARWIKQRPSVVALRFAQS; encoded by the coding sequence ATGAGCGGCGGCGGGGAACGGCCGGAGTTGGAGCGGGTGCCGGAGACGGCGTTGTGGACGCTGTGGCACCGGGCGGTGGAGGCGCGGCGGCCGGACGCGGTGCTGCACGATCCCGTGGCGGTCGAGCTGGTGGAGCGGATCGACTACCCGTTCGCGGAGCGGTTCGGCGAGGTGGCGCTGGTGAGCCAGTTGCAGGCGTTGCGGGCGGCGTGCTTCGACCGGGAGGTGGCGGACTTCCTGGGCCGGCACCCGCGGGGCACGGTGGTCGGGCTCGGGGACGGGCTGGAGACGCAGTCCTGGCGGGTGGACAACGGGCGGGCGAGCTGGTTGTCGGTGGACCTGCCGGAGACCGCGCGGCTGCGGGAGCGGCTGCTGCCGCCGGACGGGCGGCGCCGGATCCTCGCCTGTTCGGCGACCGACCACCGCTGGATGGACGAGGTGGACCCGGACCCGGAGCGCGGCGTGCTGATCAGCACCGAGGGGCTGCTGATGTACCTGCGTCCGACCGAGGTCCGGGAGCTGATCGCGGCCTGCGCGGAGCGCTTCCCGGGCGGGGCGCTGGTGCTGGACGCGGTGCCGCGCTGGTTCAGCCGGCGGGCCGTCGCGGGGAAGCTGCGGGACCGGCACTACACGGCGCCGCCGATGCCGTTCGGCATGGACGCGGACGAGCTCGGCAAGCTGGCGGGGGCGCATCCGGCGGTCACGGGTGTGCGGGAGGTGTACCCGGAGGGCGGACGCGGGCTGGTGCGGGTCGTGCTGCCGTTGGCGCGGTGGATCAAGCAGAGGCCGTCGGTGGTCGCACTGCGTTTTGCCCAATCTTGA
- a CDS encoding DedA family protein: MHIDAWIESVPPTAVYALIGLIIGIESLGIPLPGEIALITASLMAVKGVVSPWGIAACAVAGAIIGDSIGYSIGRKGGKPLFEKLGRKFPKHFGPSHLATAERSFQKWGMWAVFFGRFIALLRIFAGPLAGALKMPYWKFLIANVLGGVIWAGGTTLLVFKVGKAIEPWLSRVSWAGLAAAVVVGATSAWVMKRRAAKTHARIEAEEAAKAAEAVRTPVAD, from the coding sequence TTGCACATCGACGCCTGGATCGAGAGCGTTCCACCGACTGCGGTGTACGCCCTGATCGGTCTGATCATCGGGATCGAATCGCTGGGCATCCCGCTGCCCGGCGAGATCGCGCTGATCACGGCGAGCCTGATGGCGGTCAAGGGCGTGGTGAGCCCGTGGGGGATCGCGGCCTGCGCGGTCGCGGGCGCGATCATCGGCGACTCGATCGGGTACTCGATCGGCCGCAAGGGGGGCAAGCCGCTCTTCGAGAAGCTGGGACGGAAGTTCCCCAAGCACTTCGGGCCCTCGCACCTGGCCACCGCCGAGCGCTCGTTCCAGAAGTGGGGCATGTGGGCGGTCTTCTTCGGCCGCTTCATCGCTCTGCTGCGCATCTTCGCCGGTCCGCTGGCGGGCGCACTGAAGATGCCGTACTGGAAGTTCCTGATCGCCAACGTGCTGGGCGGCGTGATCTGGGCCGGTGGCACGACGCTGCTGGTCTTCAAGGTGGGCAAGGCCATCGAGCCGTGGCTGTCCCGGGTCTCCTGGGCGGGCCTGGCGGCGGCCGTCGTGGTGGGGGCCACCTCGGCCTGGGTGATGAAGCGCCGGGCGGCCAAGACCCACGCGAGGATCGAGGCGGAGGAGGCGGCGAAGGCCGCCGAGGCGGTCAGGACCCCTGTCGCGGACTGA